The Phycisphaeraceae bacterium genome has a segment encoding these proteins:
- the truB gene encoding tRNA pseudouridine(55) synthase TruB produces MNEDPIAGVLLIDKPLYHTSMSVCAKVRGKLRAGGAPKRIKVGHGGTLDPLATGLLVVMVGRATRLCQSVMDGTKVYHTSIDLSVSSPTQDLESEPVAVVIEEAPTIERVRNALSEWVGTVAQLPPAHSAMRVGGRRAYELAREGKPVPVEARPVRIDAIDILGYEWPMLDLSITCGKGTYIRSLARDIGVSLQTGGMLRALRRVRSGSYDVAQAIALGELPDPLERETFEALSIAI; encoded by the coding sequence ATGAACGAAGACCCGATCGCCGGTGTGCTGCTGATCGACAAGCCGCTGTACCACACTTCGATGAGTGTGTGCGCGAAGGTGCGCGGCAAACTGCGGGCTGGTGGGGCGCCCAAACGCATCAAGGTCGGGCATGGGGGAACGCTCGATCCTCTGGCGACGGGGCTTCTGGTCGTGATGGTCGGGCGTGCGACGCGTTTGTGTCAGAGTGTGATGGACGGCACGAAGGTCTATCACACGAGCATTGATCTCTCGGTCTCGAGCCCGACGCAGGATCTGGAGTCGGAACCTGTGGCTGTTGTGATCGAGGAGGCACCGACGATAGAGCGCGTGCGCAATGCTCTGTCCGAGTGGGTTGGGACAGTCGCACAGTTGCCGCCGGCGCACTCTGCCATGCGTGTCGGAGGACGCCGGGCGTATGAACTGGCGCGCGAGGGCAAGCCTGTGCCGGTCGAGGCACGCCCGGTACGAATCGATGCGATCGACATTCTTGGCTATGAGTGGCCGATGCTTGACCTGTCGATCACATGTGGCAAGGGGACGTACATTCGCAGTCTGGCGCGCGATATCGGCGTGTCCCTCCAAACCGGGGGGATGCTCCGCGCGTTGCGGCGTGTGCGATCGGGTTCTTATGACGTAGCACAGGCAATTGCCCTTGGCGAACTTCCCGATCCACTCGAACGTGAGACTTTTGAAGCGTTATCGATTGCGATTTGA
- the nagB gene encoding glucosamine-6-phosphate deaminase, whose translation MPAASHLHAGHSVTERIPVTVHASSMQASVAVAREIADLITARAAANRRAVLGLATGSTPQAVYNELVRLHKDEGLSFRNVVTFNLDEYWPMHPSELQSYRRFMHEYLFDHVDIDRGNIHIPDGSLDRAAIGDFCREYERAIEAAGGIDLQLLGIGRTGHVGFNEPGSSRESRTRLITLDRITRGDAASDFFGERNVPTKAITMGIGTILGARRLLLMAFGEHKAPVVRSAVEGPITHTIPATYLQEHPDARFMLDPAAAAELTRFKSPWLLGPIADVGLTWDAPTTKRAVIWLALELGKPITKLTEQDYNEHGLAELLSERGSAYDINIQVFKTIQRTITGWPGGKPGRPRFIAGKGVDDANGPDIHPKRALIFSPHPDDDVISMGGTFIRLCDQGHEVHVAYQTSGNIAVFDEEAEKHIDFVSELCDQLNFGEDKARNLASDIKRFIRDKKPGDIDSPQLQTVKGLIRRAEARAGARFSGVPEANIHFLDLPFYETGRVRKNPISSRDVDITIEILQRIKPHLVYVAGDLSDPHGTHRVCLAAVTSALHQLARESWMKGCEVWLYRGAWQEWEPHEIDMAVPLSPSEVERKRLAIFKHQSQKDRAPFPGGSDAREFWKRAEDRNRNTAMLYDKLGLPEYQAIEGFVQWQPSEADGSLRQEARS comes from the coding sequence ATGCCCGCTGCATCACATCTTCACGCCGGACATTCAGTGACAGAACGCATTCCCGTCACGGTTCACGCCTCGAGCATGCAGGCCAGCGTGGCGGTTGCTCGAGAAATCGCGGACCTCATCACTGCCCGCGCCGCTGCAAACCGACGTGCTGTGCTAGGTCTGGCGACCGGGTCAACGCCACAGGCGGTGTATAACGAACTGGTTCGGTTGCACAAGGACGAGGGACTTTCGTTTCGCAACGTCGTGACCTTCAATCTTGACGAATATTGGCCGATGCACCCGAGCGAACTTCAGAGTTATCGCCGATTCATGCATGAATATCTGTTCGACCATGTTGACATTGATCGAGGCAACATTCACATTCCGGATGGTTCGCTCGATCGGGCGGCGATTGGTGATTTCTGCCGCGAGTATGAGCGTGCGATCGAAGCAGCCGGGGGAATCGACCTTCAGTTGCTCGGCATCGGGCGCACGGGGCATGTGGGGTTCAATGAGCCGGGTTCTTCGCGTGAGAGCCGCACACGCCTGATTACGCTTGATCGAATCACGCGAGGCGACGCGGCGAGCGATTTTTTCGGCGAGCGCAACGTGCCGACCAAGGCCATAACCATGGGTATCGGCACGATTCTCGGCGCTCGTCGGTTGCTTTTGATGGCATTCGGTGAACACAAGGCCCCGGTAGTTCGCAGCGCCGTCGAAGGGCCGATCACGCACACGATTCCTGCCACGTATCTTCAGGAACACCCTGACGCGCGCTTCATGCTCGACCCGGCAGCAGCTGCGGAACTCACTCGTTTCAAGTCGCCTTGGCTGCTCGGACCGATCGCTGATGTGGGCCTGACGTGGGACGCGCCGACCACGAAGCGGGCGGTCATATGGCTCGCGCTTGAGTTGGGCAAGCCCATCACCAAACTCACCGAGCAGGACTACAACGAGCATGGGCTTGCGGAACTTCTGAGTGAGCGAGGCTCGGCGTATGACATCAACATCCAAGTCTTCAAGACGATACAGCGCACGATCACAGGCTGGCCAGGCGGCAAGCCCGGCCGCCCGCGCTTCATCGCAGGCAAGGGTGTGGACGATGCCAACGGGCCTGATATTCATCCGAAGCGCGCGCTGATTTTCAGCCCGCACCCCGATGACGATGTGATCTCGATGGGTGGCACGTTTATCCGTCTGTGCGACCAGGGCCACGAGGTTCACGTGGCGTACCAGACTTCGGGCAATATCGCGGTGTTTGATGAAGAAGCCGAGAAGCACATCGACTTCGTGAGCGAACTGTGCGATCAACTCAACTTCGGAGAGGACAAGGCGCGCAATCTTGCCAGCGATATCAAGCGTTTCATTCGCGACAAGAAGCCGGGTGACATTGACAGCCCGCAGCTGCAGACTGTCAAGGGGCTGATTCGGCGTGCCGAGGCGCGGGCCGGAGCACGTTTCAGCGGTGTGCCAGAGGCCAATATCCACTTTCTCGATCTGCCGTTTTACGAAACCGGTCGCGTGCGCAAGAACCCTATCTCGTCGCGCGATGTGGATATCACCATCGAGATTCTGCAGCGCATCAAGCCGCATCTGGTGTATGTTGCCGGTGATCTCTCTGACCCGCATGGCACACATCGGGTTTGTCTGGCCGCGGTGACGTCGGCGCTGCATCAGCTCGCACGTGAGTCTTGGATGAAGGGCTGCGAAGTCTGGCTGTATCGCGGCGCGTGGCAGGAATGGGAGCCTCACGAGATCGACATGGCGGTGCCCTTGAGCCCGAGCGAAGTCGAACGCAAGCGACTGGCGATTTTCAAGCATCAGTCGCAGAAGGATCGTGCGCCATTCCCGGGTGGATCGGATGCTCGCGAGTTCTGGAAGCGTGCTGAGGATCGCAATCGGAATACGGCCATGCTCTACGACAAACTCGGGCTGCCTGAGTATCAGGCCATCGAGGGTTTTGTACAGTGGCAACCCAGCGAGGCCGATGGCTCGCTCAGACAGGAGGCTCGCTCATGA
- a CDS encoding tail fiber domain-containing protein, with translation MSKKFVSALIATAIGALATSAHAQWTVAGTRIYYNAGNVGIGTTNPAYPLDVRTTALRAIFANNTAATGTTYAVFGQSSSTAGRALFGFANAGNGTTYGMFGQANSTAGRGVYGFAQATTGTNYGVFGRSNSRNGYGVHGWNAATAGNAVGVFGKTSSAAGTGVYGEAAGGTGIHGVATSGIAVSGHVSSATAHSAYFTGGRNYFEGRVGIGTDAPLEALDVRGNLMIRSNDRLYFGEPNESTDPIFFIREPNGTNSTLFTLVLGNDPADNNFADWFVISTRNSNGTANNDRFYFSSFGAAYKPGGGAWTTLSDARAKRDITPLDNSLDTLLKLRGVTFYYNDPSEMGAIAGKRTGFIAQEVEQVIPEWVGEARGRKSLDISGFEALAVEALRELRTEKDAQIAALRAEKDAEIEGLRHRLERLEALLGSGSEQASGR, from the coding sequence ATGAGCAAGAAATTCGTAAGCGCACTGATTGCAACGGCCATCGGCGCTCTGGCAACATCGGCGCATGCCCAGTGGACGGTCGCAGGAACGCGTATTTACTACAACGCTGGTAACGTCGGCATCGGAACAACCAATCCTGCGTATCCTCTGGATGTGCGCACGACTGCGCTGCGAGCGATCTTTGCCAATAACACGGCTGCGACCGGCACGACGTACGCCGTCTTCGGTCAGAGCAGCAGCACGGCTGGTCGCGCGCTTTTCGGGTTTGCCAATGCGGGAAACGGCACAACGTATGGCATGTTCGGGCAAGCCAACAGCACAGCGGGGCGCGGCGTGTATGGTTTTGCTCAAGCAACAACCGGCACGAACTACGGCGTTTTCGGGCGTTCAAACAGTCGCAACGGTTACGGCGTTCATGGCTGGAACGCGGCCACTGCTGGTAATGCGGTAGGTGTATTCGGCAAGACGAGCAGCGCGGCGGGGACGGGCGTCTATGGTGAAGCGGCGGGTGGAACGGGAATCCATGGCGTGGCCACATCGGGCATTGCCGTGTCGGGGCACGTCAGCAGCGCGACGGCGCACTCGGCGTATTTCACCGGTGGGCGCAACTACTTTGAGGGTCGAGTCGGGATCGGGACTGATGCGCCGCTGGAGGCGCTGGATGTGCGCGGGAACCTGATGATTCGCAGCAACGACCGGCTGTACTTCGGGGAGCCGAATGAATCAACGGACCCGATCTTCTTCATTCGCGAGCCGAACGGCACGAATTCCACGCTTTTCACACTCGTTCTGGGCAATGACCCTGCGGATAACAACTTCGCCGATTGGTTTGTCATCTCGACGCGCAATTCGAACGGCACGGCGAACAACGATCGGTTCTACTTCTCGAGCTTTGGTGCGGCTTACAAGCCGGGCGGTGGTGCGTGGACGACGCTTTCGGACGCGCGCGCCAAGCGCGATATCACGCCTCTGGACAACTCGCTGGACACGCTGCTCAAGCTGCGGGGGGTAACGTTCTATTACAACGATCCGAGCGAAATGGGCGCGATTGCGGGAAAGCGCACCGGATTTATCGCGCAGGAAGTTGAGCAGGTGATTCCTGAGTGGGTCGGCGAAGCGCGCGGGAGAAAATCGCTTGATATCTCGGGGTTTGAAGCCCTTGCGGTCGAAGCGTTGCGCGAACTGCGCACGGAGAAAGACGCGCAGATTGCTGCCCTACGGGCTGAGAAGGACGCGGAGATCGAGGGCTTGCGTCATCGCCTCGAACGGCTCGAAGCGCTGCTCGGCAGCGGGAGCGAGCAGGCGTCAGGTCGATAG
- a CDS encoding Gfo/Idh/MocA family oxidoreductase has translation MHETDSIPLGVAVIGLGFMGQTHVAAYHRAARDGLPVALVAVSDQNPERLTGLSTTAGNINTTDSVLLFDPSSVATYTNPRDLLADERVGLVSIATHTDTHVDLAIAALRAGKHVIVEKPVAISVEAIERLIGVARESKTLCLPAMCKRFWPGWTLMLDAVRDGRYGSVISARFERLGSPPSWAHDFYLDPSRSGGVLFDLHVHDADFILGLLGPPESLRSFGTPSHITTAYHYPGIPGHIIAEGGWVNAPSFPFRIRFMIEFERAVADFDFAREPTLLMHSADGSHAPPLPRLTAYEAEVQHAIELALGRATTPRVSLDDALLVTRLLHAELTSLTTGKVAEF, from the coding sequence ATGCACGAAACAGACTCCATTCCGCTCGGCGTCGCCGTCATCGGCCTTGGATTCATGGGCCAGACCCATGTTGCTGCCTATCACCGTGCTGCACGCGACGGATTGCCCGTTGCGCTGGTTGCTGTGAGCGACCAGAACCCGGAGCGGCTCACCGGCCTCTCCACCACGGCCGGCAACATCAACACGACAGATTCAGTACTGCTTTTCGACCCGAGCAGCGTCGCGACGTATACAAATCCGCGCGATCTGCTTGCTGATGAGCGTGTCGGCCTTGTCAGCATCGCGACGCACACGGACACACACGTCGATCTGGCGATTGCAGCCCTGCGAGCGGGCAAGCATGTCATCGTTGAAAAGCCCGTCGCCATTTCGGTCGAAGCGATTGAACGGCTGATCGGTGTCGCGCGCGAATCGAAGACGCTGTGCCTCCCGGCGATGTGCAAACGTTTCTGGCCTGGATGGACTCTCATGCTTGATGCTGTTCGCGACGGTCGTTATGGAAGCGTCATCAGCGCTCGTTTCGAGCGTCTCGGCTCTCCGCCGTCGTGGGCACACGATTTCTATCTAGACCCATCGCGCAGTGGCGGCGTGCTCTTCGATCTTCATGTCCACGACGCCGACTTCATCCTCGGGCTGCTTGGCCCGCCAGAGTCCCTCAGATCATTCGGCACGCCTTCTCACATCACCACCGCGTATCACTACCCCGGAATCCCGGGCCACATCATTGCGGAAGGTGGCTGGGTCAATGCGCCGAGTTTCCCGTTTCGGATTCGTTTCATGATCGAGTTTGAGCGGGCGGTTGCGGACTTTGACTTTGCCCGCGAGCCGACGCTGCTGATGCACTCGGCCGACGGCTCGCATGCCCCCCCGCTCCCGAGACTGACGGCGTACGAGGCCGAAGTGCAGCATGCGATCGAACTCGCCCTCGGGCGTGCCACGACTCCGCGGGTCTCGCTCGATGATGCGCTGCTCGTGACGCGCCTGCTTCATGCCGAACTGACTAGCCTGACCACAGGCAAAGTGGCGGAGTTTTAA
- a CDS encoding glycosyltransferase family 39 protein — protein sequence MDRDASNPLVELFRRSSGGWRGCVILVVLCVIAYAPGLASIAVVDRDEARFAQASRQMFEAIALHPDELDPELHDGGLVVPKVQGSLRLSKPPLVYWVQSASAALWTGGRPEADALWMYRLPSTIAAVLAVLMTWRLGARTFDETVGFVAAGVLAVSPLMIWEAKQARADHLLLLATTSALWALWEIRARPVGSLWRCVWLFGSIALGVLSKGPVTPMIVGLTAIAMSVVGRDWRWLLRARPLLGMGIVGLVLLLWVVPLAMRVGLRQVVDIALFETVGRSTASREGHWGPPGYHLFVLMFLLWPGCLLTLLALGRTWRLAVRLPPSEDVGLKGRLRHLPSRWRERVLGRDAELFFIAWIVPSWLVFECVATKLPHYTLPLYPAIAIISVRAVVDAARGAIDQFTAEKATVGLNVWFGLGVIVCVVFPIGASLMGSGWVGVLTGAVAGGGAGVLLWRARSLAFDGLLLKAQVLGVAAMLLAFGLSMGVILPRARVLWVNEQLAALLPADRPIGCYEYFEDSLAYLTRGRIERTIDAKAWLRDNPSGVLIMPREHSTAELELNRLGTVGGLNYARGRFVLLDVVERRR from the coding sequence GTGGATCGTGACGCTTCCAACCCGCTGGTTGAACTGTTTCGCCGCTCATCAGGCGGGTGGCGAGGCTGTGTGATTCTTGTTGTGCTTTGTGTGATAGCGTACGCGCCTGGGCTGGCGTCCATTGCGGTGGTTGACCGCGATGAGGCTCGATTTGCACAGGCGAGTCGGCAGATGTTCGAGGCGATTGCGCTGCATCCGGATGAACTCGACCCGGAGTTGCATGATGGGGGGTTGGTCGTGCCCAAGGTGCAGGGGTCGCTTCGCCTGAGCAAGCCCCCGCTGGTGTACTGGGTGCAGAGTGCGTCGGCAGCGTTGTGGACAGGGGGGCGCCCGGAGGCGGACGCGCTGTGGATGTATCGCCTTCCTTCGACGATTGCAGCGGTGCTGGCGGTGCTGATGACGTGGCGTTTGGGGGCACGGACGTTTGACGAGACGGTGGGTTTTGTGGCTGCGGGTGTGCTGGCGGTGAGCCCGTTGATGATCTGGGAAGCAAAGCAGGCGCGTGCGGATCACTTGTTGCTGCTGGCGACGACGAGTGCGCTCTGGGCGCTGTGGGAGATTCGCGCCAGGCCAGTGGGCAGTCTCTGGCGTTGCGTGTGGTTGTTCGGGTCGATTGCATTGGGAGTGCTGAGCAAGGGCCCGGTGACACCGATGATCGTGGGACTGACTGCGATTGCGATGTCTGTCGTTGGACGTGACTGGCGGTGGTTGTTGCGTGCGAGGCCGTTGCTTGGGATGGGGATAGTCGGGTTGGTGCTTCTGCTATGGGTTGTGCCGCTGGCGATGCGTGTGGGGCTGAGGCAGGTGGTGGACATTGCACTGTTCGAGACTGTGGGTCGAAGTACCGCGTCGCGCGAGGGACATTGGGGGCCGCCGGGGTATCACCTCTTTGTTTTGATGTTTCTGCTTTGGCCGGGGTGTTTGTTGACACTGCTTGCGTTGGGGCGCACGTGGAGGCTGGCGGTGAGGTTGCCGCCGAGCGAGGACGTTGGGCTGAAAGGGCGGTTGCGGCATCTGCCATCGCGGTGGCGTGAGCGTGTGCTTGGTCGTGATGCGGAGTTGTTTTTTATCGCGTGGATTGTGCCATCGTGGTTGGTGTTCGAGTGCGTGGCGACGAAGTTGCCGCACTACACGCTGCCGCTGTATCCAGCGATTGCGATCATCAGCGTGCGTGCGGTGGTGGATGCTGCGCGTGGGGCGATCGATCAGTTCACTGCAGAAAAGGCGACGGTTGGGCTGAATGTGTGGTTCGGATTGGGTGTGATTGTGTGTGTGGTCTTCCCGATTGGCGCGTCGCTGATGGGAAGTGGTTGGGTTGGTGTTCTGACCGGGGCGGTTGCGGGGGGCGGGGCGGGTGTGTTGCTGTGGCGTGCTCGGTCGCTGGCGTTTGATGGGTTGCTGCTCAAGGCACAGGTGCTTGGGGTGGCGGCGATGCTTCTTGCATTCGGGTTGTCGATGGGTGTGATTCTGCCGCGTGCCCGGGTGTTGTGGGTGAATGAGCAGCTTGCGGCGCTGCTGCCGGCGGATCGTCCGATTGGGTGTTATGAGTATTTCGAGGACAGTCTTGCGTATCTGACGCGAGGACGCATTGAGCGGACGATCGACGCGAAGGCGTGGCTGCGGGACAACCCGAGCGGGGTGCTCATCATGCCGCGTGAACACAGCACCGCAGAGCTCGAACTGAATCGCCTGGGCACAGTCGGGGGCTTGAACTACGCGCGTGGGAGGTTCGTGCTGCTTGATGTGGTGGAGCGCCGGCGATGA
- a CDS encoding riboflavin synthase: MFRASPKGFVVLRAGSGGALRRAERVEYPGERASGQAEGPASYSSCMFTGLIQHKGRIREARPGRSSTRLVVDGDGWSIVPAAGDSIAVNGVCLTLAELGPGHVFHFDVVPETLRVTTLGLLGPGAEVNLESSVTASSLMGGHIVQGHVDGVASVIGVVDSGEYRVRLEVPGDLMPFMVPKGSVTVEGVSLTLAGVDPEAEAIEVALIPVTLRATTLGLLKEGDRVNLECDVIARTVVHYLRHYGRGDGNIRF, encoded by the coding sequence ATGTTCAGGGCTTCTCCGAAGGGGTTCGTGGTCCTGCGTGCGGGTTCTGGCGGGGCGTTGCGCCGCGCCGAGAGAGTGGAGTATCCGGGCGAGCGGGCATCAGGTCAAGCCGAGGGACCCGCTTCCTACAGTTCGTGCATGTTCACAGGGCTGATCCAGCATAAAGGGCGCATTCGTGAGGCGCGTCCGGGGCGTTCATCCACACGGCTGGTGGTGGATGGTGACGGGTGGAGCATTGTCCCCGCTGCGGGCGATTCGATCGCGGTGAACGGGGTATGCCTGACATTGGCAGAACTTGGCCCGGGCCATGTGTTTCATTTTGATGTGGTGCCTGAGACACTCCGCGTGACGACGCTTGGGTTGCTGGGACCTGGGGCTGAGGTGAACCTTGAGAGTTCAGTGACGGCGAGCTCGCTGATGGGCGGGCACATCGTGCAAGGGCATGTGGATGGGGTGGCGTCGGTGATCGGGGTTGTGGACAGCGGGGAGTATCGGGTGCGGCTGGAGGTGCCGGGGGATTTGATGCCGTTCATGGTGCCGAAGGGTTCGGTGACGGTGGAAGGGGTGAGCCTGACGCTGGCGGGGGTGGACCCGGAGGCTGAGGCGATTGAAGTTGCGTTGATCCCGGTGACGCTGCGTGCGACGACACTGGGGTTGCTGAAGGAAGGGGATCGGGTGAATCTCGAATGCGATGTGATCGCGCGGACGGTAGTGCACTATTTGAGGCACTATGGTCGGGGCGATGGGAATATTCGATTCTGA
- a CDS encoding sugar phosphate isomerase/epimerase, which translates to MIGRIGVCSWSLQPASPAELASGLRDLGATGVQLALDPIRTGEWTLEATREALSRAGVRILSGMWAPIGEDYTSLESIRESGGVRPDRHWHANLANAAALADIAATLEINLVTLHAGFLPEGDGPERRTLVDRLQKVTDTFAGRNIRIAFETGQETALTQEGVLRDLNRPGVGINFDPANMILYGTGEPLAALRSLAPHVVQAHIKDALPTQTPGTWGTEMRAGDGAVDWPTFLAVIESCPQTINLIVEREGGTTRAADIRHALALIAQHMPSSRQ; encoded by the coding sequence ATGATCGGTCGTATCGGCGTGTGCTCGTGGTCGCTTCAGCCTGCGTCGCCTGCTGAACTTGCCAGCGGGCTTCGTGACCTTGGCGCGACGGGTGTGCAGCTCGCGCTCGATCCGATTCGTACTGGAGAGTGGACTCTTGAAGCAACACGCGAGGCGCTCAGCCGCGCGGGAGTGCGCATTCTCTCGGGCATGTGGGCTCCGATCGGTGAGGACTACACCAGTCTCGAATCCATCCGTGAGTCGGGAGGAGTCCGCCCGGACCGTCATTGGCACGCGAACCTTGCCAATGCTGCTGCGCTTGCTGACATTGCTGCCACACTTGAAATCAATCTTGTCACGCTTCACGCCGGATTTCTGCCGGAAGGGGATGGCCCGGAACGCCGCACACTCGTCGATCGGCTCCAGAAAGTCACCGACACCTTTGCTGGTCGCAACATTCGCATTGCCTTTGAAACCGGGCAGGAAACTGCTCTGACGCAGGAAGGTGTGCTTCGCGATCTGAATCGCCCGGGAGTTGGGATCAACTTCGACCCGGCGAACATGATTCTCTATGGCACGGGCGAGCCGCTTGCTGCGTTGCGCTCTCTTGCGCCGCATGTCGTGCAAGCCCACATCAAGGACGCATTGCCGACCCAAACGCCCGGAACGTGGGGCACGGAAATGCGGGCCGGAGATGGCGCGGTCGATTGGCCGACATTCCTTGCGGTGATCGAGTCATGTCCGCAAACAATCAACCTGATCGTCGAACGTGAGGGCGGGACAACGCGCGCTGCCGATATCAGGCACGCCCTCGCACTCATCGCACAACACATGCCTTCATCACGCCAATAG
- the ffh gene encoding signal recognition particle protein yields the protein MFERLSDGFGKVFRKLSGQGTITEANVREAMGDVRTALLEADVHHEIVDRFCERVVEDAAGREVTKSLKPGQEMIGIVHERLVELLGGEPGDEGPLAATPGGGIMSVSPGPTVIMMCGLQGSGKTTTCGKLAAYLKKRGRSVMLAAADLQRPAAVEQLATVAAQAGEMAGGAQVHFYGEPEKCSEYGKAVGVAVGVCQNALKAARAKGVDVLILDTAGRLHINEELMGELHAVQRALNPHHIFLVVDAMTGQDAVNSARTFHQKLEVDGIILTKFDSDTRGGAALSVREVTGAPVRFVGIGEKLDALEEFHPQRMAGRILGMGDVVSLVEKAQQEVSEEEAEALQAKMAKGEMTMDDFLKQLKTLRRMGPMKQLLGMLPGVGSMLKDANLDEGILDRTEAMIQSMTPEERKTPRVMKPSHRRRVAKGSGTDINDVSQLVKQFDAISKLTKQMAGMTARSRVDAVKELKRSGSMDGLMPGLAGMNMKGSTRAEPAKVKQRKKKSR from the coding sequence ATGTTTGAACGATTGAGCGACGGGTTCGGAAAAGTCTTTCGCAAACTCTCCGGGCAGGGCACAATCACGGAAGCCAACGTCCGTGAAGCTATGGGCGACGTACGCACCGCCCTGCTCGAAGCCGACGTACACCACGAGATCGTCGACCGCTTCTGCGAGCGTGTTGTCGAGGACGCCGCGGGTCGCGAGGTCACCAAAAGCCTCAAGCCCGGTCAGGAAATGATCGGCATCGTCCACGAACGCCTCGTCGAACTCCTCGGCGGAGAACCGGGCGACGAAGGCCCCCTCGCCGCAACTCCGGGCGGCGGCATCATGAGTGTCAGCCCAGGCCCCACAGTCATCATGATGTGCGGCCTTCAAGGCTCCGGAAAAACCACAACCTGCGGTAAACTGGCAGCATATCTCAAAAAGCGAGGGCGCAGCGTCATGCTCGCCGCTGCCGATCTTCAGAGGCCCGCAGCTGTCGAGCAGCTCGCAACCGTCGCCGCGCAGGCCGGCGAAATGGCGGGCGGCGCACAGGTGCACTTCTATGGCGAACCAGAAAAGTGCTCCGAATATGGCAAAGCGGTCGGTGTCGCCGTCGGCGTCTGCCAGAACGCGCTCAAAGCAGCACGGGCAAAGGGCGTGGATGTGCTCATCCTCGACACCGCCGGCCGATTGCACATCAACGAGGAACTCATGGGCGAACTGCACGCGGTGCAGCGCGCGCTCAATCCCCATCACATCTTTCTCGTCGTCGACGCCATGACCGGACAGGACGCTGTCAACAGCGCCCGCACCTTCCACCAGAAACTCGAAGTCGATGGCATCATCCTCACCAAGTTCGATTCCGACACACGCGGCGGAGCCGCCTTGTCAGTACGTGAAGTCACCGGAGCGCCAGTCCGCTTCGTCGGAATTGGCGAAAAACTCGACGCTCTCGAAGAGTTTCATCCGCAGCGCATGGCTGGACGCATCCTCGGCATGGGCGACGTCGTCAGCCTCGTCGAAAAGGCTCAGCAGGAAGTCTCCGAAGAAGAAGCCGAAGCCCTTCAGGCCAAGATGGCCAAGGGCGAAATGACGATGGATGACTTTCTCAAGCAGCTCAAGACCCTCCGCCGCATGGGGCCGATGAAGCAGTTGCTCGGCATGCTCCCGGGCGTCGGTTCGATGCTCAAGGATGCAAACCTAGACGAGGGCATCCTCGATCGCACCGAAGCCATGATTCAATCGATGACCCCCGAGGAACGCAAGACCCCTCGCGTCATGAAGCCTTCGCATCGTCGCCGCGTCGCCAAAGGCAGTGGCACCGATATCAATGACGTCTCGCAACTCGTCAAGCAGTTCGACGCGATCTCCAAACTCACCAAGCAAATGGCGGGCATGACGGCTAGATCGCGCGTCGACGCTGTCAAGGAACTAAAGCGTTCAGGCAGCATGGACGGACTCATGCCAGGCCTCGCAGGCATGAATATGAAAGGCTCGACACGCGCCGAGCCAGCCAAGGTCAAGCAAAGAAAGAAAAAGAGCCGCTGA
- a CDS encoding phosphatase PAP2 family protein: protein MHETDANDSRFAWQWSVILLVAAAIAFPFDATVARWAGTLESQLGGDLLRELKALQQFGQGAWILIIAIAFVSLQPWRARRLLDFAAAVGMTSLISLMLKMLIGRPRPTFDDPLVILGPFRRYHVSDVAGLRHAWELWAPISSDLWSMPSSHTSSVVAVAAFVIRMCPRLTGLMIGLAAIVAIARVILGAHYLSDVLFGASVGWMVAGSILHVDGGVRAIDWIWKRCVNRNATPALPRLLAAERAHNVASP from the coding sequence ATGCACGAAACGGACGCCAACGATAGTCGGTTCGCATGGCAGTGGAGTGTTATTCTCCTTGTCGCCGCCGCCATCGCATTTCCATTCGACGCTACGGTCGCTCGTTGGGCAGGAACTCTCGAAAGCCAACTCGGGGGCGACCTCCTCCGCGAACTCAAAGCACTCCAGCAATTCGGCCAAGGCGCATGGATCCTCATCATCGCCATCGCATTCGTCTCGCTCCAGCCCTGGCGCGCACGCCGCCTGCTCGACTTCGCAGCCGCCGTTGGAATGACCAGCCTGATCTCACTCATGCTCAAAATGCTCATCGGTCGCCCACGTCCGACATTCGACGACCCGCTCGTCATCCTCGGCCCCTTCAGGCGATACCACGTTTCCGACGTCGCAGGACTTCGACACGCATGGGAACTCTGGGCACCAATCTCCAGCGATCTCTGGTCGATGCCGTCGAGCCACACTTCGTCGGTCGTTGCAGTTGCCGCATTCGTCATACGCATGTGCCCAAGACTCACCGGCCTCATGATCGGACTCGCAGCCATTGTCGCCATCGCCCGGGTCATCCTCGGGGCACACTACCTGTCTGATGTCCTGTTCGGAGCATCAGTCGGCTGGATGGTCGCAGGCTCAATCCTCCACGTCGATGGCGGAGTTCGCGCTATCGACTGGATCTGGAAACGCTGCGTCAACCGCAACGCAACCCCTGCTCTCCCTCGCCTCCTCGCAGCCGAACGCGCCCACAACGTCGCCTCACCATGA